A window of the Phragmites australis chromosome 20, lpPhrAust1.1, whole genome shotgun sequence genome harbors these coding sequences:
- the LOC133901603 gene encoding uncharacterized protein LOC133901603: MNLTTYRFFLEGQTTDSEELKEEQNDNVTNKYERQNKQKKGRNARRLIKIKDSDDQIKIGHAHDDSDIESKFSKNEEQSNTRGDIDAAKNNNINENKHKTNAEEVKEDNEGISGISNSDEGCNPRPTVKRKERNISTEKNNEEDILPVHKTEHPILYRSQRNRRAPVKYMY; this comes from the exons ATGAACTTAACAACTTATCGATTTTTTTTGGAAGGACAGACCACTGATTCAGAGGAGCTAAAGGAAGAGCAAAATGACAATGTGACAAATAAGTATGAGAGacaaaacaagcaaaaaaaagGACGAAATGCTAGAAGATTAATTAAAATTAAAGATTCAGATGACCAGATAAAAATTGGTCATGCTCATGATGATTCTGATATAGAATCAAAGTTTTCAAAGAATGAGG AACAAAGCAATACTAGAGGAGACATAGATGCTGCAAAGAACAACAATATCAATGAG AACAAGCATAAAACTAATGCAGAAGAAGTAAAGGAGGACAATGAAGGTATTAGCGGCATAAGCAACTCTGATGAAGGATGCAATCCAAGACCTACAgtgaaaagaaaggagagaaaTATTAGTACCGAAAAGAACAATGAGGAGGACATCTTACCAGTGCACAAAACTGAACATCCAATTCtatatagatcacaaagaaATAGGAGAGCACCTGTAAAATACATGTATTAG
- the LOC133902313 gene encoding uncharacterized protein LOC133902313 translates to MSQPGLSLKSTSATRLYIDLDLPETWQLIDRYSNDETLPKIMEVNKSIQGTLEEQMFYNRRTLQEITEMRHDNPTDQEDNTKDSPVKKTSNFVVHCEEDIEDRDESNIHFSECKRNNSLSRSRCIILDDDSDEYHTKRTTPKEKDTKVCSKKKKIIVAKSRKGTPKVESLEFDENLAKQKAILEQAIKTGIRLGKKIDQKKRKCKDTGDQISRIKDPHRKRKGRNVIIETEIPTYQVEQTINSEYIEDDNNDKVTTNEYEIDVKKRKHKDTGAHTIRKKGAHKKKEAERL, encoded by the exons ATGAGTCAACCAGGTCTCTCTTTGAAGAGTACTAGCGCTACAAGATTATATATAGATTTAGATTTACCAGAAACTTGGCAACTCATTGACAG GTACTCAAACGatgaaactttaccaaaaatAATGGAGGTAAACAAAAGTATACAAGGGACACTAGAGGAGCAAATGTTTTACAACAGAAGAACATTACAGGAAATCACAGAAATGAGACACGACAACCCAACAGATCAA gAAGACAACACAAAGGATTCACCAGTGAAAAAGACATCAAATTTTGTTGTGCATTGtgaagaagatattgaagatAGGGATGAAAGCAACATACATTTCAGTGAATGTAAAAGAAATAATTCATTATCAAGAAGTAGATGTATCATATTAGATGATGACTCAGATGAATACCACACAAAAAGAACTAcaccaaaagaaaaggataCAAAAGTTTGcagcaaaaagaagaaaattattGTTGCAAAATCCAGAAAGGGAACTCCTAAAGTTGAAAGCTTGGAATTTGACGAAAATCTCGCCAAACAGAAAGCTATTTTAGAACAAGCTATAAAGACTGGAATAAGATTAGGCAAAAAGATTGATCAGAAGAAGAGGAAATGCAAGGACACTGGTGATCAAATATCACGGATCAAAGATCCTcacagaaaaaggaaaggaagaaaTGTCATAATAGAAACAGAAATTCCAACTTATCAG GTAGAACAAACCATTAATTCAGAGTATATAGAGGATGACAATAACGACAAGGTCACCACCAATGAATATGAAATTGATGTGAAGAAGAGAAAACACAAGGACACTGGTGCTCACACAATTCGAAAGAAAGGTgctcataaaaaaaaagaagcagaaaGGTTGTGA
- the LOC133901879 gene encoding protein STAY-GREEN, chloroplastic-like produces the protein MAAATSASTMSLLPISQLKQQQGHAAGAVVEFRRRSRDARRRRYVVPTARLFGPAIFEASKLKVLFLGVDEEKEKHGHPAGKPLLPRTYTLTHSDVTASLTLAVSHTINRAQLQGWYNRLQRDEVVAEWKKVRGRMSLHVHCHISGGHFLLDLIAGLRYYIFRKELPVVLKAFVHGDGDLFSRHPELEEASVWVYFHSNLPRFNRVECWGPLRDAAAPAEDDSTAPAAGSEEGQMPAGEWPRRCPEQCECCFPPHSLIPWPNEHDMAAADAPTTGQTQQ, from the exons ATGGCAGCGGCCACTTCTGCTTCTACTATGTCCCTGCTCCCGATCTCCCAGCTCAAGCAGCAGCAGGGGCACGCCGCGGGCGCGGTGGTCGAGTTCCGGCGGCGGTCCCGGGACGCGCGGCGGAGGCGATACGTCGTGCCG ACGGCGAGGCTGTTCGGGCCGGCGATCTTCGAGGCGTCGAAGCTGAAGGTGCTGTTCCTGGGCGTGGACGAGGAGAAAGAGAAGCACGGGCACCCGGCCGGGAAGCCGCTGCTGCCGCGGACGTACACGTTGACGCACAGCGACGTGACGGCCAGCCTCACGCTCGCCGTCTCCCACACCATCAACCGCGCGCAGCTGCAGGGGTGGTACAACCGGCTGCAGCGCGACGAGGTGGTGGCCGAGTGGAAGAAGGTGCGGGGCAGGATGTCGCTGCACGTCCACTGCCACATCTCCGGCGGGCACTTCCTCCTcgacctcatcgccggcctccggtaCTACATCTTCCGCAAGGAGCTCCCCGTG GTTCTGAAGGCTTTCGTGCACGGCGACGGCGACCTGTTCAGCCGGCACCCGGAGTTGGAGGAGGCCAGCGTGTGGGTCTACTTCCACTCCAACCTCCCCCGCTTCAACCGCGTCGAGTGCTGGGGCCCTCTCCGCGACGCCGCCGCACCCGCCGAGGACGACTCCACCGCGCCGGCCGCGGGGTCCGAGGAGGGTCAGATGCCCGCGGGCGAGTGGCCGCGGCGGTGCCCCGAGCAGTGCGAGTGCTGCTTCCCGCCCCACAGCCTCATCCCCTGGCCGAACGAGCACGAcatggccgccgccgacgcccccaccaccggccagaCGCAGCAGTGA